The Bosea beijingensis genome contains the following window.
GATGAGCGGCTTCGACCCGCGTCCCGGGCGCGCCGCCTCGATAGCGCCGGGCAAGGCGCGCGGCAGCGCCATGGCTCCGACCATCGTTTTCAAGGACGACAAGCCGGTCATCGCCATCGGCGCGCCCGGCGGCACCTTCATCGTGCCGGCGCTTGCGCAGGCGCTGAGCAATGTCATCGATTTCGGGATGACGATGGCGGAAGCGGTGGCCGCGCCGCGCATCGTCTGCCTCAGCGACACGATCGACGTCTCGAACAGGATCGAGCGCCGCGTCACCGCCGAACTCGAGGCGACAGGCTATCCAGTCGTCCGGTCCTACCAGTCCTTCGCCTTTGGCGCGCCGCACGGTGTCAAAGTCGATGGCGCAGGCTGGTCGGGCGGAGCCGATCCGCAGCGCGACGGCATGGCGATCGCGGTCTGAGCCGTTCGATTCTGACAAGCCTCCGCCGATCTTATGTCCGGCTCGCAATATTGAGGTTAAGTGCTCTCAAGGGATGCACCTTCCAACCTCGGTGCCACCGAGGCTGCCATCCTGATCGAGGTCTGGAGATATGCTGAGCCTAGCAAGGAGTAGGCGGCGAACGTCGACATACAGGCGGACCTCGTCGCCTTCGGCCTTGGCAGTCACCGGCATGCGCTGCCGAACCTCACCCGGCATCTTGTTTCCCGTGCTTATCAATATCAGGCACTGCGGTTTCGCCCGCCGCGCCGTGAGGCGAAGGTTTATTCGTGCTCGCGTGTCGAGAGGCTTCGGATGCCTAGCGCACATCACGCCGCTCAGGATTGCTGTTTGCGCCACAAGCCGACCTTGGCGTCCCGCCCGGAAGCGGACGCTCGCCCTAGGCGGCGTGAACCCTTATTCGAGCCATAGGATTGTTGCGGCGAGGCGCTGGTGCTGCGAGAGAGGATTGAACTCTCGACCTCTCCATTACCAATGGAGTGCTCTACCACTGAGCTACCGCAGCAGGTCCGGCGGCCGGGGCGTTCGCGGTTGCTCTGAGGCGGTTGCGGGCGCTGGCGTCGTTCCGAAGCGGCGCCCTGATGCCACAACCTTGGGACGGACGCAACCCGCTCGATCAATCCGGCAGCAATAACCGTGGATCGATCCGGAAGAGCCGGCCGTCGCCGAGGAGATGCGCGCTCAATCCTTCGCGGAACAAGGGCCGGAAAGCGGCGTCGCGCAGGTTGAGGCCACCGGCATAGGCGCCCATCGCCGGCATCACGCAACGCTGCGCCGAGAGCGCAAAACAGCGCCGCCGGATCGCCCGCCCACGCATCCTGACCTTGGCGGCAGGGTGCAGATGCCCGGCGATCTCGTGGCCGCCTCCGGAAGTTGTCGGCTCATGGCGCAAGGTCACGCCCGCGAGCACGATCTCCGCAGCGCTCTCGCCACCCATGGCATGGCTGATCGCCGGGTCGTGGTTCCCGGTGATCCAGAGCCAGTCGAGCCCTTGCTGCAGGGCGGCAAGCGCGGCGCGCATCTCCGGCGCCAGCCGGTTCTCGGCATCGCGGTCATGGAAGCTGTCGCCGAGCGCGATGACGCGGGCTGGCTGATGGCGCCGGATCGTGGTGGCAAGCGCGGCGATCGTCGCGCTCGAATCATAGGGCGGCAGCATCACGCCGCGCGCCGCATAGGCCGAGCCCTTCTCCAGATGCAGGTCGGCGACGACGAGCGTGCGCTCCTCCGGCAGCCAGAGCGCGCCCGAGAGATCGGGCACGAGCGCGAGCCGGCCCAGCATGAAGGCCTCGCTCGTCTTCGCTGGAACTGCCGCTGCAGCCGTCACGCCATCGCCTCTTCCGTCAGCATCGCTTCTGCTTCCGCCAGGATCTCGTCCGCCGCCTCGCCATAAACCGCCTCGCGCCCGATCTCGAGCATCACGGAGACGCCGAGCGGCGAGACATGGTCGAGCGGCTGATGCACGATTCGGCCGCTGATCCGTGTCAGCATCTCACCAAGCCGGCGAATGTCGAGCAGGCCCGTCGCCGCATCGGCCCGCGCTGCCTTGAGCAGGATATGATCGGGCTCGTGCCGGCGCAGCACGTCGTAGACGAGATCGGTCGAGATCGTCACTTGCCGCCCGCTTTTCTCCTGACCGGGGAAGCGGCGTTCGATCAGCCCGCCGATGATGGCGCAGGAGCGGAAGGTGCGCTTCATCAGCGCCGATTCCGCCATCCAGTCCTCCAGATCGTCGCCGAGCATGTCCTGCGCGAAGAGCTCGTCGAGATCGAGCGCGCCGCGCGCGATCGCCGCACTCATATCGCCGAGCGTCCAGCAGGCCATGCCGTAATCGTTGCAGACGAAGCCGAGCGGGCGCATCCGGGCGCGCTCCAGCCGCCGCGTCAGCAGCATGCCGAGCGTCTGGTGGGCAAGGCGGCCCTCGAACGGATAAGCGGCGAGATAGAAGCGTCCGCCGCGCGGAAAAGTCTCGACCAGAAGCTCGCCGGGCTGGGGCAGGCGCGAGACCCGCTTCTGCGCGTGAAGCCAGGCCGAGACCTCCTCCGGCAGCGTGTGCCAGAGGCTGGGCGAGGCCAGGATGGCGCGCACGCGGGCGGCGAGGAAGGTCGAGAGCGGGAACTTGCCGCCGTCATAGGAAGGGATCTTCGGATCGGTGCCAGCAGCGGCGCGCGAGCAGACCGCCTCGTTCTCGACGATCCCCTCGAAGCGAAGCACCTCGCCGGCGAAGATGAAGGTGTCGCCCGGCACCATCGTCTCGGCGAAATATTCCTCGATTTCGCCGAGCACGCGCCCGCCGCGCGTGATTATGCCAGGCTGGCCAGGTTTGCCGGCGCGCGCCCGGCCGAGCCGGACCTTCAGCATCGTCGCCTCGACGATCGTGCCGACATTCATGCGGTATTGCTGGATGACGCGGGCATGGCTGGCGCGCCAGAGGCCGGCCTTGTCCTGCCGCAGCTTGGCGAAGCGCTCGTAGCTCTTCAGCGCATAGCCGCCGGTCGCGACGAAATTGACGACGGCGTCGAAATCCGGGCGGGTGAGATCGGCGTAGGGCGAGGCGGTGCAAACCTCCTCGTAGAGCGCATCGGCCTGGAACCCATCCGAGCAGGCGACGCCGAGCACGTGCTGGGCGAGCACGTCGAGCGCCCCGATGCGTGGCGGCGGCGTGTCCTGCGCGGCCTCGTGGACGGCTTCCAGCGCAGCGCGGCACTCCAGCAGCTCGAAGCGGTTGGAAGGCACCAGCAGCGCCTCCGAAGGCTCGTCCATGCGGTGGTTGGAGCGTCCGATGCGCTGGATCAGGCGGCTCGCCCCTTTGGGAGCTCCGAGATTGACGACGAGGTCGACATCGCCCCAGTCGATGCCGAGATCGAGCGTCGCGGTGCAGACTACGGCCTTGAGCCGCCCATCCGCCATCGCCGCCTCGACCTTGCGGCGCTGCTGCGCATCGAGCGAGCCGTGATGCAGCGCGATCGGCAGGTTGTCGTCGTTGAGGTTCCACAGGGCCTGGAAGGCGAATTCCGCCTGCATGCGCGTGTTGACGAAGACCAGCGTCAGCTTGTGCGCGCGGATGGCCTGATAGACCTCGGCCATCGCATGCAGGGTCGTATGGCCTGCGATCGGCAGGCGGCGTTCCGTATCGAGGATGCCGATGCGCGGCTTTGCCCCACCCGCGACGGTGACGAGCCCTGCCGGCGTCTCGGCGCCGCCGAGATAGCGCTGCAGATCGGCAGGCTCGCGCACCGTTGCAGAGAGACCGACCGCCGAGACCTGCGGCGCCAGCGCTTTCAAGCGCGCGAGATCGAGCGCCAGCAGGTCGCCGCGCTTGGAGGTGACCAGCGCGTGCAATTCGTCGAGCACGATGCGGCGCAAGGACGAGAAGAACGGTGCGGCGTCGCGATGCGAGACCAGCAGAGCAAGCTGCTCCGGCGTCGTCAGCAGGATATCGGGCGGGCGCTGGATCTGGCGGGTGCGCTTGGCGGCGGAGGTATCGCCGGTGCGCGTCTCGATGGTGATCGGGAGATCCATCTCGCGCACGGGCGCTTCGAGATTGCGGGCGATGTCGACCGCCAGCGCCTTCAGCGGCGAGATATAGAGCGTGTGCAGGCCGTCATGCTTGCCCTCCCGTTCGGCCAGTTCGGCCAGCGAAGGCAGGAAGCCGGCTAGCGTCTTGCCGGCGCCGGTCGGCGCGACCAGCAGCGTCGAGCGTCCGGCGCGAGCCTCCTCCAGCAGCGCAAGCTGATGC
Protein-coding sequences here:
- a CDS encoding ligase-associated DNA damage response DEXH box helicase, which encodes MVAPSPLPPAFEAWFTGRGWSVRQHQLALLEEARAGRSTLLVAPTGAGKTLAGFLPSLAELAEREGKHDGLHTLYISPLKALAVDIARNLEAPVREMDLPITIETRTGDTSAAKRTRQIQRPPDILLTTPEQLALLVSHRDAAPFFSSLRRIVLDELHALVTSKRGDLLALDLARLKALAPQVSAVGLSATVREPADLQRYLGGAETPAGLVTVAGGAKPRIGILDTERRLPIAGHTTLHAMAEVYQAIRAHKLTLVFVNTRMQAEFAFQALWNLNDDNLPIALHHGSLDAQQRRKVEAAMADGRLKAVVCTATLDLGIDWGDVDLVVNLGAPKGASRLIQRIGRSNHRMDEPSEALLVPSNRFELLECRAALEAVHEAAQDTPPPRIGALDVLAQHVLGVACSDGFQADALYEEVCTASPYADLTRPDFDAVVNFVATGGYALKSYERFAKLRQDKAGLWRASHARVIQQYRMNVGTIVEATMLKVRLGRARAGKPGQPGIITRGGRVLGEIEEYFAETMVPGDTFIFAGEVLRFEGIVENEAVCSRAAAGTDPKIPSYDGGKFPLSTFLAARVRAILASPSLWHTLPEEVSAWLHAQKRVSRLPQPGELLVETFPRGGRFYLAAYPFEGRLAHQTLGMLLTRRLERARMRPLGFVCNDYGMACWTLGDMSAAIARGALDLDELFAQDMLGDDLEDWMAESALMKRTFRSCAIIGGLIERRFPGQEKSGRQVTISTDLVYDVLRRHEPDHILLKAARADAATGLLDIRRLGEMLTRISGRIVHQPLDHVSPLGVSVMLEIGREAVYGEAADEILAEAEAMLTEEAMA
- the pdeM gene encoding ligase-associated DNA damage response endonuclease PdeM encodes the protein MLGRLALVPDLSGALWLPEERTLVVADLHLEKGSAYAARGVMLPPYDSSATIAALATTIRRHQPARVIALGDSFHDRDAENRLAPEMRAALAALQQGLDWLWITGNHDPAISHAMGGESAAEIVLAGVTLRHEPTTSGGGHEIAGHLHPAAKVRMRGRAIRRRCFALSAQRCVMPAMGAYAGGLNLRDAAFRPLFREGLSAHLLGDGRLFRIDPRLLLPD